Below is a window of Triticum urartu cultivar G1812 unplaced genomic scaffold, Tu2.1 TuUngrouped_contig_4569, whole genome shotgun sequence DNA.
AAACATTCCTCTAACTTAGTTGGTTAACATGCGCAGCCGTCCAGGTCGTCGTCTTGTGTTCAAACCCCCGGCGCCAATTTTCATGTTCTTATTTTAGACTCGCCTTACAGGTGGGCTCACAGGTCAACAAAGAGAGGGGAGTTGACAAACAGAGTAAGAATACTTTTGTCAACTATCTTCGGTCAACATGCATTGACCTAACGGTGAAAATGGCTATTTCGACCACGCGCCAACGAAACAGTGGCATTTTTTAGTACTGGAAAATTTTAGTGGCAAAATGAGTATTGTAGTACAACTAATGGCAAAACTGATAAAAACCCTGCTATTTCCAATGTTTGTATTTTCTGCATTTTCTGTTGAAGAACAAAACTATGGTGTAAATGACTCATGTTCAAAATAAATAGAGATTATTTATCTCTATATTTGTAATTGAGATCTTATTTCTTGCAAATAAAGAATCGATTAACCTTTGCAAAATTCAAAATGAAGCATCAAGTCATGACACACAACATTAGGAGGACGAGTGGATGTTATACTCCCTAGTGTTACGGGATATACTCTGCACAATATGTCATATTAAGTAATTTGAAATTCACACTAATGATTCCGAATCAACTTCTTGAAATTTTTATTAATTTTGCAGAGTTCATTATAATATCAACCATGATGGTCTTTAATTTACCGACTGTAAATTAATTATATCTAATTTACCCATGTAAGTAACTGATGGCTAAGAATTCGACTTATGTGGGTTTCCATCACGCTGCAGCCCCGTTCACAAATACTGTATTAGATATTCTACTAGCTTTTTCACAAATACTGTATTAGATGTTCTACTAGTTTTTTCTGAATCAGATGTACGTAGACACGTTTTAGCATGTCCATTGATTTCAGTCAGTCCGAATATAGTTCATATTataaaatatccaaaacatctcACGTGTCTGAACTAAGGAGCATTTCATTCACTGTCATCGACCATATTCCGATTTCTCAGGTTCCTCCAGGCATAAGTGGAACTAGAAACCTGAACGCTATACAACAAATTCTTCAAATGCAGAAAAGATCTACTCAGATGCAATTACAATGCAGCGAAATGGAATTCAGCAGAAGAGCTAGAGAGAATTACAACGCAGCGAAGCGATTCACCGGAGTACCAAACATGGGACATGTTCCAATAATACAACGCCACCATTAAATGTTTATGTTTGCCGACAGATTCCAGCAGGATGTAAACGATACTACTCAGCCCCCCTGATTTCTTCTTGCTTGCTTGTAGGCAGAATGTCCTGACTACGCCTGAGACAAGCTGGCACGGATGTTTCTTCCCAACATGCACCCGACTCCCGGCAAACCACGATAAATGGCTTGCTGCTAGGCTTTTCAGTCCAAGAGAGCAAGGGAGCTGACCTTAGGCAGCATCACTGCGCAGGATCGCCACCGGCTTCTCCAGCATCTTCCTGAGAACCAGCAGATGCCTGTGTTGACATTGCCAGGTCAGTTTCCTCATTGTCGGTTGTAGTGGCCTCAGCATCACCATTGCCGCTTGATCCTCCTGCTCGGGAGGCTTCACCACGAGGCTCCCCAACTAGAAGAATTGTTCTTGATCGACGACCTGGGATTTCCCCGTCTGTGTAGTGTAGGATGGACCTGCCTGACCGCACAATGAAAACCATCGTTATGGACGTGGCGTGCAAAGATCTCTCACTGACGCCCTCGTCACCTTCACCGACTCCAACCCCATCTTCTCTGCCACTGATCCCCGAACGCAGCATGCTGAACAAATCCCCAAGATCACGCTGCTGCTCCATCCTATGCCAGTCTCGCTGTCGATTGGGGTCCACCTCCGTTGGTCGTACAGCAGGATGATCCTCCCTTGCGTGCTTCCTCAACTGGTTGTATGCACCCTTGAACTCACATGACTCCATGGTGCATGCTCGATCCTTAGAATTCATGAACTTCCGTGCATCATAATCCTTAGTCCAATGGCTGACCGGCCCACGGCATAATGGACATGCCAGTTTAACTGGCTGCTGGCACTCAGCGCATTCTGCTGCCCCTGAATCCTTAGAGGACTCCTTGGAGGCTTTGCGGTACTGATCAAGGCAATTGGAGTGTCTGTAGCTTGTGTCGCAAATGAAAGGGCGGCAACCTTTCTCATGTGACGAGCAGACAAGCATAACAGCATTATGAGGGTGATCCATGCACACAGGACAGCGAACCTCCTCCCATTCTGCAGCCTGCTTTGCTGCTGCAGCAGCGGTGGCAGCAGCGGCTTCCTCTGACCTGCGAGAACCACTCCGCAACTTGTATGGGGAGACACGAGATCGGCAGCCCTCGTGCGAGACTGAACGGGAGCTCCTGTCCTTTGGCATAGTTACCTCAAGTCAGTCAGATGCAAGTTGCTGTTGGTTTGTTTGAAAATTCTCTGCAATCCAAAGGAAAGCGCTACACAGAGAACAAGACAGACGCTAGGTTGATTTCTTATATCCAACTTCAAATTCTGAAAGAGAATAACAGCAACAAAGCAAGAGTTTAATCAGGTCGCAAGCAGCATATTCTAGCAGGCTACATATATATACAACAAGGGATTACACTGTTATGAACAAGAAGGCGATTTAATCTTCACGGACAAGCAATTCACAAGTCTGGCACTAAAACCATCCCTGATATACGAAACAAAATAAACTTAACCCCCGTCTGGAAATGAACACCTCCCTACGAAACCAGACAAACTTTACAAGTCAAATCGCCTAAAAATCAGGACATTTTTTAGCAATCGTGCACAGGCACGGCAGAAGTGTTGGTTCACAGGGTAGTTGGAGGACTACATCTAGGAACGCCATCAACAATCCGGCCCAAACAACGCAGACAAACCAAAATACAGCGGCAGACCACTGCCCTCCATCGATCCGCTCGAAAAGCGAACGCGCCGAACAAATTCTCCCACAGAACCCGCAAGAGACATGGTCCGCAAGTTCCGGCACGAGAGGCAGCCGAATCGGGCGGGGTCAACGGCGGAGCGGGCCAGATCGGCGCCGGCGAGATCGAGCTGCGACGGTGAGCGGAAGCGGGAGAGGGAGGAAGTTTTACCGTGCCGAACAGTCAGGGGTAACAGCGAACCGCGTCCGTGGCCGCCGGAGACCctcggcggcgtcggcggcggcgccgAGACCTAGGAG
It encodes the following:
- the LOC125528011 gene encoding uncharacterized protein LOC125528011; the encoded protein is MPKDRSSRSVSHEGCRSRVSPYKLRSGSRRSEEAAAATAAAAAKQAAEWEEVRCPVCMDHPHNAVMLVCSSHEKGCRPFICDTSYRHSNCLDQYRKASKESSKDSGAAECAECQQPVKLACPLCRGPVSHWTKDYDARKFMNSKDRACTMESCEFKGAYNQLRKHAREDHPAVRPTEVDPNRQRDWHRMEQQRDLGDLFSMLRSGISGREDGVGVGEGDEGVSERSLHATSITMVFIVRSGRSILHYTDGEIPGRRSRTILLVGEPRGEASRAGGSSGNGDAEATTTDNEETDLAMSTQASAGSQEDAGEAGGDPAQ